The Styela clava chromosome 3, kaStyClav1.hap1.2, whole genome shotgun sequence genome includes the window GGTGAGGGAGGTTActgtgaaaaaaaatcatttttcttgtAACTGTTGTTCcaataaattttcagttttttgaaAGAATTTCGAAGGATGATTATTTTTTCTGATAGCTATGGTCCCGATATTCCCAACTAAATTTAGCAGTTTTACCGTGTTCTAAGGACCATAAGGCGCACCGAGTTATAAGGCGCAGCAAAAGAGAATACTATTCCATTTAGCCGCGacccaattttatttaattctgtTTATCCCAGCGTAAAATATGAATCTGTAACTCGGCATCTGCCTTttaatcttcatttttatgtagATAGACCTTTTATGGGTGCCCAAAACCCTAATTTTGCCTTTTTTTCACCTCACACAATTCCTGTTGTCCCTATGATATAACTTCCAGATGTAAAGTCAGTCACccaatatcttttttttcagtCGGCATCAAGTGTCGGGATGTACATCCTTTCATCGGACATTGTGACGAGGCTATTACAAATGCAGTATCAGTATCTGGGATTGGTGAGTAAACTCGTGATCATTTCTTTATATCAGAATCAGCTCGGAGCAGAGTCACTCGCACTAACACGGCACCAACTTGTTTTAAACGTGCAGTCCTCTTAATTTCCAATATTGTCGTATTTATAACAGTGTTGGTTAGTAAGGTGCGAGCAGTGTTTCTCCAATCGAAAATAGAATTTCTAGACTGCTCGTATTTACTGCCGTCCTGGGGAAGCTCGAGCTACGAACTGAGCGCGAATTCTATTTACAGAGTCAACATTACAAGTCAGCTTTGCGATACTATCCGAATGTTTCCGAATACTTCCGAAAGTTAGCGAAGACGCGCGGAGCCATGTTggatgaagttacaaagtataTACTTGCTAAGCaggtgaaaatgaaatattgtgaCGTAAGTGTGGTATGACGTCATCATAATTATGACGGTTAGTATTTATagtaaataaataatcatattttaatcAATGTTGCTGATCCCGGGGCACTGTGTTCTAGCGCAGTATCACACTAGGCTGCGGACCGGTACCGGTTCGTTACCGTTGCTCACTGTGTATTAGTGCAGTGGTCGGCAGTAACTGGGTCGTGGACGATTACCGGTAATCCAAAAATATATCAACCACCGTGCATTAGTGCGATGGTCGGCAGTCACTGGGTCGCGGAACGGTACCGGTCCGGCAGAATTTCGATACCGTTGCCTATTGTGTATAAGTGCGGTGGTCGACAACCACTGAACACGCCCCAGTACTGGTTTGCCAAAAGATCCATTACCGGGCCGCATTCCTTTCCATGTAAATTGTTCTAAAACACAATTTATGGAAAAGATGTATATTATATAGCAAGTTTGTGCAACAGACGGCCCGCGGACCATAACCCGTCCGTCAAGCCATTTCATGTGGCCCTTGACAACACTCAGATTTTCTCCGCCAAGTATAAAAATCTGAATTCTGTCAAAGCCGAAGCTGATGTTATGCAAGAACTCAAGATTTCAAGTGTTCCactaaaatttttcattttgccaATGGTTAATACGTTGTGTACAtgggaaaacaatttttttatgtggCCCAAGCTCGATATCTGAAGTAGGGTATATGAACCACccacaaaaaatgttgcacacccctgttatATAGCTTTCGGTTCGACATGATTTCCGAAATGAAAAACCTGTTGTTAAGAGTTCATTCATTACAACCTGGACCTCTTTAAACTTTGATTTCATCACTGTTTCTTCATATTTAGGTAACCGAAGAGTTATTGCAGTCTTGTCCTACCGATTTCGTGCGGATTATGATGTCAGAAGGTTTCAACAACTCTATTGTATACAACAATGACGTCACTGAGTTGATGACGTCAGCGTTTGTTGTAGCTAGGACATCAGAAGCGGAACTAGGAGGAAAATTGGCTGAAATATCTCTATACGCTGAGAAGAACAACGACTTCGAAGTAAGttcaaatcattttgttttttttaagatAATTTGTTCTAAGCGACAGTATAAGATCAGCCCCCCTCAACTAGGGAGACTCATTTCATAGCAAGTTTCGGCAAAAGTAGAGTGGAGTTCTTTATTTAGGAttggtttacatatttatcccgtggagaggaaagccgataaggcgaCTTAATCATATGCCGAACGACGGCCCCGTCtatttaccagtccatgtcggttcTGGGATTGGCatgccagttatttgtttcagatgcatgtatGTCGTGCGCAAGAAAAACAAGACCAGAGGAATCCGACTAACTAATctcttattttatttcagttatcGGAATTCGTGGCAGCTGACTTACTCCCTCGAGTGACGAAAACGTTGCACGAGCACACGAATCATCTTCGAACAACTTTGCGTGCGACTGAAGCATCTCCACAGCGACATCTCGCGGAATtcctttttgataaatatttgtttatgtAAAATTTGTTCATCAATGCTTTAATGCATTTTTGTGTTAATTGATAAAACACAAAAGGCTTATTTGGAACGTCCAatgtcaaaaaattttctgttaTATTTTGTCGTCTTTATTTTCTCAGTTTCAacaattttcatcaaaaaaatCGAGTGTTAAAAATGCCTTTTCAAAAGTCTAATGTACATGGCTAATTTTATTTTGGcattatttaacatttttttgagaGGTCATGATTCATAAAAGAGCATTGATATGGTAATTCATCACTTTTGCGGCAAACTGAACTGTTAATTTTATATCCGATCAGGTTGTATATTCAAATGTATATCAcgaaaatttgcaatatttCGGTGTTTACATGCGATGCGGAGAATTTCATGttttaagaataaaaatattgaatccaATTCAATTCAAGTTTAATTATGCAGTAATGGAATATAAATAAGAGGTTGATACTCGAAGATATGGCCAAGAATTCGTTAACTGTTAGTTAGAACAGTGGCCCCCAACCGTTTTTTCAGGCGATCAAAATTCTCAACAAAAATGTACTGTAAAATAGCGTTACCTAAAGATATACGCAAATTCTGAACGGCATGTAGTACCTTAATGAcgcaaaataaaattagtaatataAATGGCTCAGCAATCAGATGATGACAATGCTGATAATTTTGAGCTCCacatattcttcaattttattgaGGGTGATATATATGCTTTTGCATGCTCTTATATCAGCCTAACCCTGCGACCGAAAATAGCGAATCTGTGGAATCATAGCAACATtgaaactagatagcgatcggagaccgcctaCTAATGATCTGcagtttcgattccttcgcactgactcaatagcgaaaccacgtgtcccatcactaaataATTAATAGCTCGCtcattatacgacataatttaccCGATATttatcaataggcttttggtccgagatatgataaatgcacatgcaaaatttggagcagattcagccccgctttcgtgagatatcgcgtaacatacgaaagtgtctaacagacaaacgaacaaaaaaaaaacccagacaaacagacagacaaatacctatcaacatacttaccgatcgagatcgataagtaataatattgTGATAAAATTGTACACATACCGGATTATCAGCTGCCAGgtttttatatattgtataGCACTTGTGACAATAACTTCATCTCGTGTGCAGGTATGGAGTGGAACACACATTCTGTGAGAGATTGTCATAAAAACACTCgggaatattttaaaaacaggCTCAATAACCTATAACCAAGACCTGCACCGCAAAACTTGCAGCAGTATCCTGGTCAAAGCACTCAAACTGAAATCACTACCTTTCAGGTTGTCGAAGCAACTCGTTGTTGAGATGTTTTCTTTTATGGACGCTCAACCGTGAAGCAGACGCTTTTTTACGAGTGTGTGGCTTCCGTGATATGGTGGATTAAATAGACCAACCAAAAGATTGTGTTTCACAGCAGAGATACAGTCCCAGATATTTCAACAAACAAGCTGGTGTCTTAAATGATCTGACTAGAGTGGTAAAGCCATAAGTACCACGCCCGATAAGAGACTCGAACCCTTCACCGTTGGATGTTGGACAGTTCAACGCCCTTCCGACTGAGCTGACCGTTTAATCTTAAGCAAAGAAacatgtatgtaaaatattcacaattGTACTTTAATCAATGGTTCCAAAACAAAACCGGTGAGACAGTCTTAAAAAGACTGAGAAGGTGGtgttaataaattaaaaaactttTCTGAGAAACTATCCAACTTAGGATAAAGGTATGTTATATTTGCATTACTGCATGTATTTATATTGAAGCCAAAAGTTCCCTTCGTTGGTTCGGATTTAATCTTTATTAATATAGGCTGTTAAAGCTTTGGTTTATTACTCAAACTAGACTACACACATGGTCGGCAAATCGTGAACCGTGATCTTATTGTTGCCCCGAGCATATTCTAGTGGGCATCCATTAAATTTCATCTATGGGCAGTGATGCacaaaaaagttttataaatcCCAAAATTATTTGCGAAGCACAATGTTCCAATGGCCTGAATATTATCAACTGACAGATTGAGCCCCGTCAATATTCGGGCGACACCGAGGCTAAATCAATTGTTGCGGAAATCGCAAACACTCTCGATGGTTGTTGGGCTTGAAATCTTTTACTGTTACTGTACTCAATTGTACTGTTTCGGCCTCACTTGAAACACTTTCCACGCTAGTGGGTTCGTATGCCTACAATTCAATGACTCGTATTTCATGTCAGTGAGTCAtgtagaccagggctactcaactggcaaaccgcggtccgaatccggacctttcgagtattggatatGGACCGcatctaattatttattttggataatttgccccacttttgaagttcctgttataaaatgacttttacagttttgaatttatatatgaaaagtactataacaccataataaacaatcttgattagatAATAATCATTAACAGGTCGAGGAAGTACTCGTTTAAGGatgctgaaatataatttctggaaacaccggacccaaataattttgaatttttgtatgcggatcttcggtggaaatagttgagtagccttgATGCAGACAACCCAAATGAGTTTTCAATAGGAATCTAGAAGAGCCTAATTGTATTACAGCACGCATCAAACTAACATTTGATTAGAATAATTCACAAAGCTTAAGCCGTATTGAACCACATTGTAATTGTGAGCACGGTCGACTTAGTAGCAATATTTTGACTTCATTTCTGTTGATTTCTTTACATGCGATCATGACCAGAGTACCtacttaattgtcattatacttttaataaaattgtaattaattgtaaattaataaaattgttcaTCTAACTCTTGGACTACTTGATTCttcgatatttttttctatgttttatATTAGGTAGCCATTTGAGAATTGCTCTTAATACTACCCTACTGTTGAATACCTTTAACCTATATCAGATATTCATGTCttatttgattttataattCCTGTAACGTTGTGTGAAACTCTGACTCCAGCTCCCAAGCACTTGATCGCAGTAACatgtacaaattttttttcctacCATAAAGGTATGGTTTATTCGTTGGTGATCCTGTTGAGGTTACCCTTAGCAGCCTGTGAGTTTCAGTGTAACCCTGCGCCAACACAATTTAACGTACAATGCCCTTCATTAGACCATGGTCATTTCACAATTGTATCATTGTGAGACTGCCTCACCGCGGCTCCATGGTTAGTGGTGTTCGGAGTCGTTTTTCTTTTGTTGAAACCGGCGAATGCAAGGTATAGCAGATCACCTCgaggtattttttttaaattaagatACATAAtgactttttaatttataatttcccGTTAGACTTATTTATGGGTGCTGCTGCTCGGTAACCAGTATGTTGGTTTTCGCgtctccttcaccctgaaatacggtatgtttatataatttattgcaatagTATGCCTTATGCCTATTTTCATTATGGTGAAATAATAAACTACTGATTTCTGATCACATAGTCGGTGTTACGCAAAGGTATCTATTCATTCTCACCTTCTGCCATTGTGACAAAAATGCGGTTTTTATGGTCACTGTATAACTTCCTTCCTAATTCAGTAAGTGCTTATGATGATATTTTCTCCATCGTAATCATTCACCCATGGGGTACCGTAACCATTATTGATGAGAATGCCAGCGCTTTTGGCCGTAGTCTAATTATGCTTGTATGGAGCAGTCTgacagaaattatttttttgttgaactGTTGAATCACAAACAAGCGAGCCCAGGTTATTCAACGGAAAAaatttggatcttttgtacaaatctccattaatgcaaaaatgtggGACCTGCTGAAATATTCCCGCCAagtttcaaaatcacaaataagtaaatatgcagtttgggttagaaatattttgaaaatttgcccATCTGTATTTCTAACTGGATAATAAgtaactttattattttattaatttattaggttatttattttttatttcaataagaTGTTTGGTATAAAAGATCCGAAAAGTCTTGTCGCTCTCGACATAATATAGtcgaattcatattttttatttttatttattaaaccaTCAAAACTATATAATAGCTATATAATTAATGAATAAATCGACACTGTATTAgtctttattcaaatttgtagAAGGGACTTTTGTTTgaggaaatgaaaaaattctcTCCTCAGTTCCAGGAAGTACGTCGGTCGCTTACTTCTTTGATGCGTGGTCTACGGTCAAAGGTCACCTGCGGATAGAAAAGGaaatataatattgttatttCTATTGGGACGTTAGCCCATGATGGAAGATTAAGCCCTTTTATGAAACGGAAGTAtcatacaaaataaatatggaGATAATTAAGTGCCAAGCACGGTTTTAAAAGCAATCCATGAAGCAGCTGTTCAACTGGAATATAGAATGACTCCCAGTTcggaaaatagaaaattgctgAATTATTATGATTAGAGCTGTAGAGTTAAAGAGataaattttccattttcagtGATAGTAATCGAGGtcaacattttttatttgcaCTATAAAAAGCAGTCGATTGACAAAgcaaacaattaaaaaataatgtttcaaagTTTGTTTTCTCCGAGTTGTGGGCAGGCCCATAAGTTGTTGAGAACCCATACCATAGTCGAATTTTTTGTGAGAGACTCCACATCCTTATATGTGTGATACCACATTTTTATATCTAACATAATCACAATTGTAATTGGATATTCACAAAGCGGCATATTTATCATTGTGGATGGTTTTTCCAATACCTTTATATAAGTTACAAATATTTTCTTCACCTCCATGTTTGAAAACACtccaaaatgaaaaatgaaaagctgggaAACATACTGTGTGTAAATCTTGTTCGACAGCCCAATCAGACCTACCTTTCGCTTTGAACTCCCGAACGAGTCAAGTCTCTGTTGATCAGGATACGACGAACTACGATGTAATGCTGGATTATTCCGTTTGTTCACTGATGAAAATGAATCTCCGACTCTGATGCCGTGTTGCTGTAGAATATTAGgttcataaataaaaaaatcaggCAGTTTTGACTGAAATGCAGGAAGCAACGCGTCTGGTACGACAAGTTGTTAGTTATGTGAGAACCATCTTTTGTTTCTGTATTAATATTATCTCAATGTATGGAATAAGCGGTAGGAAAGCATAAGCGTGGCGGTATGTAGCAGATTGAGTAGTCTTTTGGCTTTATCATTGTATACTCAGATTTCACATATACTtccattgaaatatttgattgtaTTAAGTAATAATCGATATATCATAGATCATATCATAGATAAAAACTCATTTTAAGTGGCCGGTTAGGTTATTAGAGCTTGGATCAATATCTTCCCGTTTCGAATTTTAAGATAATTCGTGTAAAAGACATGCAGTTGATTGATTATTGCATCACATTACGAAGttatgttatttattattaccTCATAATCGCTTGTATAAATCGGATCCCTGTCATCTTCTCCCATGAACCATTGTATCGGTGGTTTGTTGTCGTTTACACTTTTACTTCGTTCCTTCCTTCCATTGAATTCGTTCCTTTCGTTGAATTCGTTCCTCCCATTGAATTCGTTCCTTTCATTGAATTCGTTCCTTCCATTGAATTCGTTCCTTTCATTGAATTCGTTCCTTTCATTAAATTCGTTCTTTCCATTGAATTCATtctcaaattgtttgttttcttTCCAATTTCTTTTTTCTGTTTGATTCGCATTCCGGGAATTTGAGTTTTCTCTCCATTCTATTTCTCTTTTGTTGGCATTTTGACTTCTGGAACGTTCACCGCTCACACGGTCGGTATTGTTGCTTCTTTCAGCTGCAAGAAATACAAAGTAAATCTTATTGCGCtgatgatttggtttctgcggaattaactacttatccttcttctgtGCATTTGTGCTTATGGattcgtatgcatataatgcaaggatgctatagcaagagtaaagataactattccaagtgattcaagagtcctgctgcacactaacatgaATATATTTCTGTGTGTATTAGTGAAGCTGCcaatacaaataaaatgtttacaaTACGTTGCAGAAATACAGGGTGTTAATGAAGTCCTGATTGTTTAAAAATGCaaagagaatttatcgataacatatattatattgtttgtCCCACCTGATGCAATTGATGAAGTAAAAACTCAAATAAACACTGAATAAAATGACAGAAGCCAGGTTAACAGGTATTGAAAACTGGCCtgctaacaaaattaaattaagaaCAAAACTCTGTGAACACAGTGTGTCATAATGTCAGCGTGCAGCAAAACCTCGGATAAGCTCGAACAGTTGTAACAAATTTTAGTTTGCAACTTTCTAAACTATCGAATATAACCCCAATTCGTTTTTGACTTTAGACTTTAAAGTCTGAAATAGTACAAATAATTTTCCACCGGCATAAAACAATGGCCCTTATATTCACGAAACAATGAAGTCTTTGATATTTCTCACGATAACTAGGTCATTCGATCACTTTTACAAAACGTTTGACCTTAAAACAGTGCCAATAGAAAAACAACTATCTTGCTCTAGAATAGAATATATTATCAATCATCTCTATCAAAAAACGTCATTCACCTTACTCATGCTATGTTATGGGTCGCATTATACACATGGTCTATTAACACAAACGGCAGAAGATGTTAGGCAGTTATTCTTGTTGATTTGATGAGAATAATTGAAACGCATTGTAAAAATTAGTTCACTGCATTTTTAGGACAAGCCAGTGGTCCCCAAACAGAGGCCCGCGGGCAAATTACGACCGAGTAACAATTTAATATGGCTGTCGaacttaagtgaaatagtttgACATGTTTCTACGTTTTGCATTATATATACCGCGCATTTATAtgacaatatatgtcacaactGCAGTAAACCTACCTTCCATGTTTTGAAACTGCGGTCCAGAGAAAGCTCTTTCAAGATCTAGTGTGTTGTAGAAATGACTCCCATTCTCTGAGTATGGATACGTTGTGTTTGATCCCTGACTTGGAATTGATATCGGTTCCTGtaagtagaaaaaaaaataacgacGTCTTGTCACGCATTTCACTTAGAATAGAGTCCTAGACAGGTGGTATCCAACCTTTTATATCTCACGGATATCTTTTAGCCCTCATGGGGACTTtatttatcattccagtggtatttatagtgttactcTTGATTTTTACATTCCAAATACGATTATGCTCAAACAATTcttgctcaacaaagtgaaaaacaCCATCTGAagtaaccttatcaagcaataaaATTTAGAAGAACAGGGAGTTTTTTAGTAAAAGTAAAACgaaaatatcggtcagagaccgaagacttatcgatcgaaagttaagggatcccccaaaacagcgcttttactccatagtgacaccttctGTACCATCACTagttaattaataactcgctaattatacgacataattcgcccaaaatcaataggcttctggtccgagatatgatgaatgcacatgcaaaatctggagcagaatcaatcttgctttcgtgagatatcgcgtgcatccaacagacatacatacagacagacacatacatatcaacatacttacagattaaaatcgataagtaatcagtTTAGCGTCTGGGATGGTGGCCCTACTCtaactgctctgtggcctccTTGGTGGGCCACGATCCCCCGgatgggaaccactgttctggCTAGACAATCCGTCGCGAATAGAATCTTCCCTATTCGGCAATGCCTACCAAGTTTGCTGGattctgggtgaggtggtgagcATTGTATTTGCACAATATccgtggtttccaaccttttacTGACTGTGTgccattgttttttttattccggTCCTGTACCACCGACAAAGCCTCCGTTTTTAGGTGGAAAACAATGGCACAAAAACGCGCTATGAGAGTATTTTACAATGTGACACTACATCTATTTTTTAGAGCTTCGTTCAAATTTCAACCTATTAATTACATTCAGTAATAACGTAATGAATGATTGCGTGCAAAATCGTGAGATAATTTGCATCGTCTACTGTCAGAGTTGGCTTTAATTATTGCAATCAATGAACTATCGCTAACCTCGGGCGAATACACTCTGATCAGCGATTTGTAAAGACAAGAACTGAAACCACTGCCCTGTATTTCCAACTTGCACAACCTAGTCTTATATGATTGCCTTATTTTACCTTATTTCTTGAAATAGCTCTACTTTGCACACGAGATCTGGTGGAAGGTCTTCCAGCATGCGACGACATCGCATCAAACGCGTCCAAGATATCGTTCGTCTGTTCAGTGTCCCGACTTGTCGATGACCGAGCAAATCCGACCGAACTTTGGGACGTTTTTCTCGGGAATCCGAAATCATCAAATTCATTTCTGCTTGGGGGAATCGACGATATTGATCTAGTTTagaaaaaatagagaaaaacaTATAAGGGTCGATAGTTTAGTGGTTACAGAATATAGCTCAAGGCTTCCCAAACTTTCAAGCTAACGACTCGttccaatatattaaaaattttccgCGACCTCTAttaagccggcattgttatgcaagcgcgtcACTTCACTCATCCTATGTATTCTCTTGAAATTGTGAGATTTATgctttgcactagtttcaataattgtttttcgAATCAACGTATAGAAAAGTAAAATAGATATATTGTAAAATAGATATACTGAAATTCGTTGCGCGACCCGCTGTGACAGTTTGGAAACCCCTGTCATAAAGGGTTTGGAAAACTTGTTATGGGTCAACtattaaaacgagaatatcgattgaagaccgaagacttatcgaccgaaactgcggtttcgattcatgactctatagtgacaccgcgtgtcctatcactaattaattaataactcgctaattatacgacatacttcatccaaaatcgatatACTTCTGGGTcaagatatgataaatgcacatgcaaaatttggagcagattcaaagccttcgtgagatatcgcgtgcatctaacagacagagagacaaacagacaaatacctatcaacatatttaccgatctaaagatcgataagtaatgaattCTAACAGAGTCAAAGAACCATT containing:
- the LOC120343150 gene encoding uncharacterized protein LOC120343150 isoform X2 encodes the protein MTLYNSMTKWPYLLLLVAVLQGLATGHRFPTAKIRNPIQVILEDNHSINYTITLDGSVSTGADSFEWEEHRRPRYASASKIENRLDAVTNVTIDAQQGVYRFKLSAKSTGRRKRPRTSTASSVVHVESASSVGMYILSSDIVTRLLQMQYQYLGLSQHYKSALRYYPNVSEYFRKLAKTRGAMLDEVTKYILAKQVTEELLQSCPTDFVRIMMSEGFNNSIVYNNDVTELMTSAFVVARTSEAELGGKLAEISLYAEKNNDFELSEFVAADLLPRVTKTLHEHTNHLRTTLRATEASPQRHLAEFLFDKYLFM
- the LOC120343150 gene encoding uncharacterized protein LOC120343150 isoform X1, translating into MTLYNSMTKWPYLLLLVAVLQGLATGHRFPTAKIRNPIQVILEDNHSINYTITLDGSVSTGADSFEWEEHRRPRYASASKIENRLDAVTNVTIDAQQGVYRFKLSAKSTGRRKRPRTSTASSVVHVESASSVGMYILSSDIVTRLLQMQYQYLGLSQHYKSALRYYPNVSEYFRKLAKTRGAMLDEVTKYILAKQVKMKYCDVTEELLQSCPTDFVRIMMSEGFNNSIVYNNDVTELMTSAFVVARTSEAELGGKLAEISLYAEKNNDFELSEFVAADLLPRVTKTLHEHTNHLRTTLRATEASPQRHLAEFLFDKYLFM